One window from the genome of Bacillus weihaiensis encodes:
- a CDS encoding Cof-type HAD-IIB family hydrolase — translation MKKLIAIDLDGTLLSSHIEISQENIKALQEAQEAGHIVMICSGRAPEDIKIVLEKTPLECPIAGSNGTMVIADGKLLSQVSIQKEIVQSVAKILNEQKFPFKIYTNKGIFVAKTWSERMLVFLEENPDIAKGLTEKEYKFMTEQPKETDTIKHFEKVEDILSNSEVTIQKFFVPTLSGKNELITCLKDVKGISVTTSGPYNIEIMDVNGHKGNGVKVMAEYFNIPIEDTVAIGDNFNDVPMLEVAGLSVAMGNADPTVKEMADVVTLTNNEHGVAHAIREYI, via the coding sequence ATGAAAAAGCTAATTGCAATTGACCTAGACGGGACCTTACTTTCCTCTCACATAGAAATATCACAAGAAAATATAAAAGCTCTTCAAGAGGCTCAAGAAGCTGGGCATATTGTGATGATTTGCTCTGGTCGTGCTCCAGAAGATATTAAAATCGTCCTTGAGAAAACTCCATTAGAATGTCCTATTGCAGGCAGTAACGGAACGATGGTCATCGCAGATGGTAAACTACTAAGCCAAGTATCCATTCAAAAGGAAATCGTTCAATCCGTTGCTAAAATCCTAAACGAACAAAAATTCCCTTTTAAAATTTATACAAACAAAGGAATTTTTGTAGCAAAAACATGGTCTGAACGTATGCTTGTCTTTTTAGAAGAAAATCCAGACATAGCCAAAGGATTAACGGAAAAAGAATATAAATTTATGACAGAGCAACCAAAAGAAACCGATACTATAAAACACTTTGAAAAAGTCGAAGATATTCTTAGCAACTCTGAGGTAACAATTCAGAAATTCTTCGTCCCAACACTTTCTGGTAAAAACGAACTGATTACATGTCTAAAAGATGTAAAGGGGATTTCAGTTACAACTTCCGGTCCTTATAATATTGAAATTATGGATGTGAACGGCCATAAAGGCAATGGTGTGAAAGTTATGGCAGAATATTTTAACATCCCAATCGAAGATACAGTTGCAATCGGTGATAACTTCAATGATGTCCCGATGCTTGAAGTAGCAGGTCTTTCCGTTGCCATGGGGAACGCAGATCCAACTGTAAAAGAAATGGCAGATGTCGTCACACTTACGAACAACGAACACGGTGTCGCACATGCCATTCGGGAATATATTTAA
- a CDS encoding anti-sigma factor has protein sequence MNNEACYNLIDYYNRTLTKEEMQKFEQHLSTCSECQSELEELTMLTEDLPFLSEPVEVPKEMKARIFAEIFEEEQDAKVIDFQPKTDVEPVKTKRSRFIMPTIAAALLVSLITNIYLLTERNEKPIAESGEMIQASQVTLLPTTEGEQAVAIASLLNEEGNQSLLLQASNLPTLSENEVYQVWVIEGEQPYPAGAFQPNDSGQGTLTYSLEEVEGKWDTIAITVEKEENLPVPAGEIVLAGKL, from the coding sequence ATGAATAACGAAGCTTGCTATAATCTTATTGATTATTACAATAGAACGTTGACAAAAGAGGAAATGCAGAAATTTGAACAACACTTAAGCACCTGTTCCGAATGTCAAAGTGAACTTGAAGAACTTACTATGTTAACAGAAGACCTCCCTTTTCTATCGGAGCCAGTTGAAGTACCTAAAGAAATGAAAGCAAGAATATTCGCAGAGATCTTTGAGGAAGAACAAGACGCAAAAGTAATAGATTTTCAACCAAAGACAGATGTGGAACCTGTAAAAACCAAGAGATCACGTTTTATTATGCCAACAATTGCAGCTGCTTTACTTGTTTCTCTTATCACGAACATCTATCTGCTTACTGAGAGAAACGAAAAACCAATTGCAGAAAGTGGTGAAATGATTCAAGCTTCACAAGTAACCTTATTACCTACTACAGAAGGTGAGCAAGCGGTAGCTATTGCGTCCTTACTGAATGAGGAAGGAAATCAATCACTGCTACTACAAGCATCGAACCTACCGACACTGAGTGAAAATGAAGTGTATCAAGTTTGGGTCATTGAAGGCGAACAGCCATATCCCGCAGGAGCTTTCCAACCAAATGACTCAGGACAAGGAACCTTAACATATTCTTTAGAGGAAGTAGAGGGGAAATGGGACACAATCGCTATTACGGTTGAGAAAGAAGAAAATCTCCCTGTACCTGCAGGAGAAATTGTTTTAGCAGGAAAACTTTAA
- a CDS encoding PCYCGC motif-containing (lipo)protein, with protein sequence MRVKSIIIVCLVIMGVVSGCSKEELSGKEDHHDAHSASHDIREETTGTDALPSFLESQPEDIQIIYQAAAKHEDLLEFIPCYCGCGETANHKNNYDCFVFNKKENGSLVWDDHGTKCGVCLEIAAQSILDYQEGKSLKEIREKIDTQYKSGYAKPTPTPEV encoded by the coding sequence ATGAGAGTGAAAAGTATAATAATAGTATGTCTTGTTATAATGGGTGTAGTAAGTGGATGTTCAAAAGAGGAATTGTCAGGTAAAGAAGATCACCACGATGCTCATAGTGCATCTCATGATATACGAGAAGAAACGACTGGAACGGATGCTTTACCTTCCTTTTTAGAAAGCCAGCCAGAGGACATTCAAATTATTTATCAAGCAGCTGCTAAGCACGAAGATTTACTAGAATTTATTCCGTGTTACTGTGGCTGTGGCGAAACTGCAAACCACAAGAATAATTATGATTGCTTTGTATTTAATAAGAAAGAGAATGGGAGTTTAGTGTGGGATGACCACGGAACAAAGTGTGGGGTTTGTTTAGAAATTGCTGCCCAGTCTATTCTTGATTATCAAGAAGGCAAATCATTGAAAGAAATTAGAGAAAAAATTGATACTCAATATAAATCTGGTTATGCAAAGCCAACTCCTACTCCAGAAGTATAA
- a CDS encoding RNA polymerase sigma factor: protein MIEKDDAVLYVETINKDRVAFEALYDRYERLIYSFAYKMTNDSALTEEIVQDVFLKLWNGTNVYDEKKGKFSSWLLTITRNKAIDEIRKRKRHTHEEIIDKDALTQQGKTVEEKAEWNEQKQVIQKAVNQLKIDQQQIIDLFYFKGLSQQKIADQCELPLGTVKGRIRMALNHLRKMLDKEGGASHE, encoded by the coding sequence ATGATTGAGAAGGACGATGCAGTATTATATGTAGAGACAATCAATAAAGATCGTGTGGCGTTTGAGGCACTGTATGATCGGTACGAAAGATTGATCTATTCCTTTGCTTATAAAATGACAAATGATTCCGCATTAACAGAAGAAATTGTCCAAGATGTCTTTTTAAAGCTTTGGAATGGAACGAATGTTTATGATGAAAAGAAAGGGAAATTTTCATCCTGGCTATTAACCATTACACGCAATAAAGCAATTGATGAGATACGTAAACGAAAACGACATACACATGAGGAAATAATTGATAAAGATGCGTTAACTCAACAAGGAAAAACCGTAGAGGAAAAGGCAGAATGGAACGAACAAAAGCAAGTCATCCAGAAAGCGGTGAATCAATTAAAAATAGATCAACAGCAAATTATCGACTTATTTTACTTTAAAGGCTTAAGTCAGCAGAAAATAGCTGATCAATGTGAATTACCATTAGGAACCGTAAAGGGAAGGATACGAATGGCTTTAAACCATCTTAGGAAAATGCTAGATAAGGAAGGAGGGGCATCACATGAATAA
- a CDS encoding GerAB/ArcD/ProY family transporter — MLPRPSLRARELFAMILLLIGIKLSDMTPALLAQETKNAFWMVPILSFLVILPSLLLLLHVIKQYEDKNFVQLLKHLFGNIVGGSIGLLIFFIAFIALAIDSRSTIDVLGTVYFQESPTVILYAIFMLVCYFGARKGFNVIGTTAFLILPYVKLALLFLMLLILKETVFLRIFPLFGDGFTPLIFESISKASIYGELFILPLAYTSFKQREDFHKGMLWGSVVSVTELTLFFLLYCTLFDYKSIDKNAFLFHEVTQFITLGNYLSNIETFFMAFWLIGTFIRFIIYLYMIAWLFGEVFTIKKFKPFLLPFSYLVIAIGIIPENPMVNVLVIRDQFLTLITPLFIFLPFCLWIAYKWKGDTK; from the coding sequence ATGCTACCACGTCCTTCATTAAGGGCAAGAGAGTTATTTGCAATGATTTTATTACTAATCGGCATCAAGCTGTCTGATATGACACCTGCCCTGTTGGCACAAGAAACAAAGAATGCATTTTGGATGGTTCCAATTTTATCTTTTCTTGTGATTCTTCCCTCCCTCCTCCTTCTATTGCATGTTATTAAACAATATGAGGACAAGAATTTTGTTCAGCTTTTGAAGCACCTCTTTGGGAATATCGTTGGAGGAAGTATTGGTCTCCTTATATTTTTTATCGCATTCATTGCTTTAGCTATCGACAGCCGAAGTACAATCGATGTATTGGGGACGGTTTACTTTCAAGAATCACCTACTGTCATCCTTTATGCCATTTTTATGCTCGTCTGTTATTTTGGAGCAAGGAAAGGTTTTAATGTGATTGGAACAACGGCCTTCTTGATCTTGCCTTATGTAAAATTGGCCTTACTTTTTTTGATGTTGCTAATTTTGAAAGAAACAGTTTTTCTAAGAATTTTCCCTCTCTTTGGCGATGGATTTACACCATTAATTTTCGAAAGTATTTCAAAAGCATCCATTTATGGTGAATTATTCATTTTACCTTTAGCCTATACATCGTTTAAGCAAAGAGAAGACTTTCATAAAGGAATGTTATGGGGAAGCGTGGTTTCTGTTACTGAATTAACCCTCTTTTTCCTATTGTACTGTACACTTTTTGATTACAAATCAATTGATAAAAATGCTTTCTTATTTCATGAAGTAACCCAATTTATTACTTTGGGAAATTATCTCTCAAATATTGAAACATTTTTTATGGCTTTTTGGTTAATAGGTACTTTCATACGTTTTATCATTTACCTTTATATGATTGCTTGGCTATTCGGGGAGGTATTTACTATTAAAAAATTTAAACCTTTCTTACTTCCATTCAGTTATTTAGTTATTGCAATTGGCATTATTCCCGAAAATCCTATGGTTAATGTTCTTGTCATTCGTGACCAATTTTTGACGCTCATCACACCACTCTTTATCTTTTTACCTTTTTGTTTATGGATCGCTTATAAATGGAAGGGTGATACTAAATGA
- a CDS encoding catalase translates to MGTNETDDTLTNRQGHPVTDNQNVRTVGNRGPTTLENYDFLEKISHFDRERTPERVVHARGAGAHGYFEAYGSFGDEPISKYTRAKLFQEKGKQTPVFVRFSSVIHGGHSPETLRDPRGFAVKFYTEDGNWDLVGNNLKIFFIRDPLKFPDLVHAFKPDPVTNIQDSERIFDFISQTPEAMHMITFLFSPWGIPANYREMQGSGVNTYKWVNSEGEAVLVKYHWEPKQGIKNLLQKEADEIQGTNFNHGTQDLYEAIERGEHPEWEMYVQILSDDDHPELDFDPLDPTKIWPKDQIPWVPVGKMVLNKNPQNYFAEVEQAAFGTGVLVDGLDFSDDKLLQGRTYSYSDTQRYRVGSNYLQLPINSPKKHVSTNQRDGQMEYKVDMGKHQNPHVNYEPSILGGLKEAPKDGKDHEPHIEGKLVRQKIDRENNFKQAGETYREFSDLERDELIMNLVENLKMCHQEIKETMVEMFYKCDEDYGKRVEEGLKHAKMDNKMEDAVKKAENEGHSTDSY, encoded by the coding sequence ATGGGTACGAATGAAACAGATGACACATTAACAAATCGTCAAGGGCATCCTGTAACTGACAATCAGAATGTTCGAACGGTTGGAAATCGCGGTCCAACTACATTAGAGAATTATGATTTTCTAGAAAAGATTAGTCACTTTGACCGCGAACGTACACCAGAACGTGTTGTACACGCTCGAGGTGCCGGTGCACATGGTTATTTTGAGGCATATGGATCCTTCGGTGATGAACCCATCTCGAAGTATACACGTGCGAAATTATTCCAGGAAAAAGGAAAGCAAACACCTGTATTTGTCCGCTTTTCTTCTGTTATCCATGGAGGTCATTCTCCAGAGACGTTACGAGATCCACGTGGTTTTGCCGTGAAATTTTACACAGAGGATGGTAACTGGGATTTAGTGGGAAATAACTTGAAAATTTTCTTTATTCGTGATCCATTAAAATTCCCTGATCTTGTTCATGCATTTAAACCAGATCCTGTAACAAATATTCAAGACAGTGAGAGAATCTTTGATTTTATTAGTCAAACACCTGAAGCAATGCATATGATTACGTTCTTATTCTCACCATGGGGTATTCCTGCTAACTATCGTGAAATGCAAGGCTCTGGCGTAAATACATATAAATGGGTGAATTCTGAAGGTGAAGCAGTGCTCGTTAAATATCACTGGGAGCCTAAGCAAGGAATTAAGAATTTACTTCAAAAGGAAGCTGATGAAATTCAAGGTACGAATTTCAATCATGGTACACAGGATCTATACGAAGCAATTGAGCGTGGTGAGCATCCTGAATGGGAAATGTATGTTCAGATTCTAAGTGATGATGATCATCCTGAGCTTGACTTTGATCCACTTGATCCTACAAAAATTTGGCCAAAGGATCAAATCCCATGGGTACCTGTTGGTAAAATGGTCTTAAACAAAAATCCACAAAATTATTTTGCTGAAGTTGAGCAGGCTGCCTTTGGTACAGGGGTATTAGTCGATGGGTTAGACTTCTCTGATGACAAGCTTTTACAGGGACGTACGTATTCTTATTCAGATACACAACGCTATCGTGTTGGTTCAAACTATCTGCAATTACCGATCAATTCACCGAAGAAGCATGTGTCGACTAATCAACGTGATGGACAAATGGAATACAAGGTAGACATGGGCAAACACCAAAACCCACATGTTAACTATGAGCCATCCATTCTTGGTGGCTTAAAGGAAGCTCCAAAGGATGGGAAAGACCATGAGCCACATATTGAAGGTAAACTCGTACGTCAGAAGATTGATCGAGAAAACAACTTTAAGCAAGCCGGTGAAACATACCGCGAGTTTTCAGATTTAGAGCGTGACGAGTTAATTATGAACTTAGTAGAAAACTTAAAAATGTGTCACCAGGAAATTAAAGAAACAATGGTCGAGATGTTCTACAAATGTGATGAAGACTACGGAAAGCGTGTTGAAGAAGGACTTAAACATGCAAAAATGGACAACAAGATGGAAGATGCTGTGAAAAAAGCAGAAAACGAAGGTCACTCAACAGATTCTTACTAA
- a CDS encoding ArsR/SmtB family transcription factor — protein MTQNSNIPFKDLSLESTFTTYEMKFKALADKKRLQIMNILTQRGEMCVCDLAPLMDMTQSKLSYHLKILFEAKILLKETRGTWSYYSLNHAEINHLLSEELCCLFRSDNSETKPIA, from the coding sequence ATGACTCAGAACTCTAATATTCCTTTTAAGGATCTTTCTTTAGAAAGTACTTTCACCACGTATGAAATGAAATTTAAAGCACTTGCTGATAAAAAAAGACTTCAGATCATGAATATCCTTACACAACGTGGAGAAATGTGCGTATGCGATTTAGCACCATTAATGGACATGACACAATCAAAGCTTTCTTATCATTTGAAAATTCTATTCGAAGCAAAAATTCTTCTTAAAGAAACAAGAGGAACCTGGAGTTATTATTCGTTAAACCATGCAGAGATTAATCATCTCTTATCGGAAGAGCTTTGTTGCTTATTTAGAAGTGATAATTCTGAAACAAAACCCATAGCTTAG
- a CDS encoding four-helix bundle copper-binding protein, which yields MTASNACYSACLEEDHVKEMTECIKLDRECADICRVAITSMQTHSPFMMEICKLCADVCEACAKECDKHPHDHCRKCAEACYRCANLCRNMSA from the coding sequence ATGACTGCAAGTAATGCCTGTTATTCTGCTTGTCTCGAAGAAGATCATGTAAAAGAAATGACGGAGTGTATTAAGCTTGATCGTGAATGTGCAGATATTTGTCGTGTAGCCATCACTAGCATGCAAACTCATAGCCCATTTATGATGGAAATATGCAAATTATGTGCAGACGTCTGTGAAGCGTGTGCAAAAGAATGTGACAAGCACCCGCATGATCATTGTAGAAAGTGTGCAGAGGCTTGTTATCGATGTGCCAATCTTTGTCGCAATATGAGCGCGTAA
- a CDS encoding copper amine oxidase, which translates to MKMKPTLLAVPLSLSLLVPVQGAFAADHASHTMMSGSEAVATPAAELRTTLGHLLSEHAYLAVEVMRNGALGAKDFEASVGALSENTEELSAAIASVYGEEAGEQFNGMWEEHIGFFVDYVTATAENDEAKKEEALTNLDTYREKFSQFLETATGERLEASGLAEGLQMHVNQLVGAFDSYLAEDFDKAYEYEREAISHMHMVAKGLSNAITDQFPEKFESTMAVTPAVDLRATLNHLLTEHAGLAVVAMQQGADGADDFEAAANALNTNTEDLSAAIASVYGDEAGEQFKTMWSNHIGFFVDYVKATGANDEAAKKEALENLDGYRAEFSSFLETATDGRLKSDALAEGLQMHVGQLVMAFDSYVEGDYEKAYDSIREAYAHMLNPAKGLSGAFVDQFPDKFKMMMPEEMPKTGMGGTASNMSGEWAVYGILLAILASMGVVIRKKVQQD; encoded by the coding sequence ATGAAAATGAAACCAACACTTTTAGCAGTACCATTAAGTTTATCTTTATTAGTACCAGTACAAGGGGCTTTTGCAGCAGATCATGCAAGTCATACGATGATGAGCGGATCTGAAGCAGTAGCAACACCAGCAGCAGAGCTTCGTACAACATTAGGTCATTTACTTAGTGAGCACGCATACTTAGCTGTTGAGGTTATGAGAAACGGTGCACTGGGTGCAAAGGATTTTGAAGCATCTGTTGGAGCATTAAGTGAGAATACAGAAGAATTATCAGCAGCCATTGCTTCTGTATACGGTGAGGAAGCTGGGGAGCAATTTAATGGAATGTGGGAAGAACATATTGGCTTTTTCGTTGATTATGTAACAGCAACAGCAGAAAATGATGAAGCGAAAAAAGAAGAAGCGTTAACTAATTTAGATACTTACCGTGAGAAATTTTCACAGTTCCTAGAAACGGCTACTGGAGAGAGACTAGAAGCAAGTGGTCTTGCAGAAGGATTACAAATGCATGTTAACCAACTAGTGGGTGCGTTTGATTCATACTTAGCAGAGGATTTTGATAAAGCCTACGAATATGAAAGAGAAGCGATTTCACATATGCATATGGTAGCAAAAGGATTATCAAATGCTATTACAGATCAATTCCCAGAAAAATTCGAATCAACGATGGCAGTTACACCAGCTGTAGATTTACGAGCAACTTTAAATCATTTATTAACAGAGCATGCAGGATTAGCAGTTGTAGCGATGCAGCAAGGGGCGGACGGTGCTGATGATTTTGAAGCGGCAGCAAATGCACTTAATACGAATACAGAAGATTTATCAGCAGCCATTGCTTCCGTATATGGGGATGAAGCAGGAGAGCAATTTAAGACGATGTGGTCGAATCATATTGGTTTCTTTGTTGATTATGTAAAAGCAACCGGGGCAAATGATGAAGCAGCGAAAAAAGAGGCACTAGAAAACCTAGATGGATATAGAGCAGAGTTTTCATCCTTTTTAGAAACAGCAACGGATGGCCGTCTTAAATCAGACGCATTAGCTGAAGGATTACAAATGCATGTGGGACAATTAGTTATGGCTTTTGACTCTTATGTTGAAGGTGACTATGAAAAAGCATACGACTCCATTCGTGAAGCTTATGCACATATGTTAAACCCAGCAAAAGGATTGTCTGGAGCATTTGTCGATCAATTTCCTGATAAATTCAAAATGATGATGCCAGAAGAAATGCCAAAAACAGGTATGGGTGGTACTGCAAGCAACATGTCAGGCGAATGGGCTGTTTATGGTATCCTTTTAGCCATTCTTGCTAGCATGGGTGTAGTTATTAGGAAAAAAGTACAGCAAGACTAA
- a CDS encoding spore germination protein encodes MNDSTQLISQDVEETIKEIKDQFSYGINSDFTCHSLQLQRERCAYLCYYSSIVDRSMIQEQILSPLLQWQEGDIDLRLPFDKTEKITRLQDAIVSIQAGKAILFLAHSSVAYTMDVAQFQHRGIEKPTNENVVKGPKEAFTESLGTNLSLIRKRTLQHQLIAESITVGERFPNDVTMMYIKDLANEQLVNLIRTRLKEIKVDTVRNVELLEQHLEERPYSLIPTILYTERPDRASTFLEDGYITLLMENSSSCLILPVTFWAFFHSPEDRYLRFSFGNFSRFIRMIAIFITLFTSAIYIAITNFHSEMVPMDLLLAIASARERVPFPAVLEVFIMEFAFELIREAGLRIPSPLGPTIGIVGAIIIGQAAVQANVISPIIIIVVSLSGLSSFTISDISFNYTVRLTRFIFIFAASFYGIYSLTGAFLLWVMYLFSLRSFGVPFLSPASPYSLSSNDTFFRPILKKEKYRPNYLLPKDIRKQED; translated from the coding sequence ATGAATGATTCTACTCAACTTATTTCACAAGATGTTGAAGAAACGATAAAAGAGATTAAGGATCAATTTTCCTATGGAATAAATTCAGATTTCACTTGTCATAGCCTCCAGTTACAAAGAGAGAGATGCGCTTATTTGTGCTATTATTCCTCAATTGTTGATCGAAGTATGATTCAAGAACAAATCTTGTCCCCTTTATTACAATGGCAAGAAGGAGATATTGATTTACGTTTACCTTTTGATAAAACCGAAAAAATCACTCGTTTACAAGATGCTATAGTATCCATCCAAGCTGGGAAAGCTATCTTATTTTTAGCTCATTCATCAGTAGCTTACACAATGGATGTCGCCCAATTCCAGCACCGCGGTATTGAAAAACCTACGAATGAAAATGTTGTAAAAGGTCCTAAAGAAGCATTTACGGAGTCTTTGGGGACTAATTTATCCCTTATTCGGAAGCGGACACTTCAGCATCAGTTAATTGCTGAATCAATTACTGTAGGAGAAAGATTTCCTAATGACGTAACCATGATGTATATCAAAGATCTTGCAAATGAACAGCTTGTGAACCTCATTCGTACACGACTAAAGGAGATAAAAGTGGATACAGTACGAAATGTGGAATTACTTGAGCAGCACCTTGAAGAAAGACCCTACTCATTAATTCCAACCATCCTGTATACGGAAAGACCTGATCGTGCATCAACCTTTTTAGAGGATGGCTATATCACTTTATTAATGGAGAATTCATCCTCCTGTTTAATTTTACCTGTTACATTTTGGGCATTTTTCCATTCACCCGAGGATCGATATTTGCGGTTCTCATTTGGAAATTTCTCAAGATTCATTCGGATGATTGCCATTTTTATTACGCTCTTTACTTCAGCCATTTACATTGCTATTACTAATTTTCATAGTGAAATGGTTCCAATGGATTTATTATTGGCGATTGCGAGCGCAAGAGAACGAGTCCCTTTCCCTGCGGTTTTAGAAGTATTTATTATGGAATTTGCCTTTGAGCTTATACGAGAGGCAGGTCTAAGAATACCGAGTCCTTTAGGTCCGACAATTGGAATTGTTGGCGCCATTATTATTGGCCAAGCTGCTGTTCAAGCAAACGTCATTAGTCCGATTATTATCATTGTTGTATCCTTATCAGGATTATCCTCGTTCACCATTTCGGATATTAGCTTTAATTATACAGTTCGTTTAACAAGGTTTATTTTTATTTTTGCAGCATCCTTTTATGGGATCTATTCTCTGACTGGTGCTTTTTTATTGTGGGTGATGTATTTATTCTCTTTACGATCCTTTGGTGTTCCATTTCTATCTCCTGCATCACCCTATTCTTTATCATCTAATGATACGTTTTTCAGGCCTATACTTAAAAAAGAAAAATATCGTCCAAACTATCTGCTTCCAAAGGATATAAGAAAACAAGAAGATTAG
- a CDS encoding Gfo/Idh/MocA family protein: MVRFGMIGTNWITESFISAASKVEDFQLTAVYSRTSEKAEEFARKYHAAHTYTDLDEFAKSEEFDAVYLASPNSLHASQAIKLMKNGKHVLCEKPIASNVKEVEEMVRVAKEHNVVLMEAVKTTLLPNFLAIRDHLHKIGKVRRYFASYCQYSSRYDKYKAGTVLNAFKPEFSNGSLMDIGIYCVYPAVALFGAPNDVKASSYMLDSGVDGEGSLLLTYDDMDAVIMYSKITNSYIPSEIQGENGSIIIDKIHTPEHVKIHYKDGTVEDITREQDSESMYYEAKEFMELVNENKLQSSMNSHDNTCQTAAILEKARKQIGLVYPADK; this comes from the coding sequence ATGGTACGATTCGGAATGATCGGTACGAACTGGATTACTGAGAGCTTTATAAGTGCAGCGAGTAAAGTGGAGGATTTTCAGCTTACAGCTGTGTATTCAAGAACGAGTGAGAAGGCGGAGGAGTTTGCAAGGAAATATCATGCAGCACATACGTATACGGATTTAGATGAATTTGCAAAAAGCGAAGAGTTTGATGCCGTGTATCTAGCGAGTCCTAATTCACTACATGCTTCACAAGCGATTAAGCTGATGAAAAATGGAAAGCATGTACTTTGCGAGAAGCCGATTGCTTCAAATGTAAAAGAAGTGGAAGAGATGGTTAGAGTTGCAAAAGAACATAACGTTGTTTTAATGGAGGCGGTGAAAACAACGTTATTACCAAATTTTCTTGCTATACGTGATCATCTACATAAGATTGGGAAGGTTAGACGTTATTTTGCAAGCTACTGCCAGTACTCTTCTCGCTATGATAAATATAAAGCAGGAACAGTGCTTAATGCTTTTAAGCCGGAATTTTCTAATGGATCGCTAATGGATATTGGCATCTATTGTGTATACCCAGCGGTTGCTTTGTTTGGAGCACCAAATGACGTAAAGGCTTCTAGCTATATGCTAGATTCAGGAGTAGACGGGGAAGGAAGCCTGCTCTTAACATACGATGACATGGATGCAGTTATCATGTATTCAAAAATCACAAACTCTTATATTCCATCTGAAATTCAAGGAGAGAATGGAAGTATCATTATTGATAAAATTCATACACCTGAGCATGTGAAGATTCACTATAAAGATGGAACAGTAGAAGATATTACGAGAGAACAAGATAGTGAAAGTATGTACTATGAAGCGAAGGAATTTATGGAGCTTGTAAACGAGAATAAGCTTCAGTCATCGATGAACTCTCATGACAATACGTGCCAAACAGCGGCAATCCTCGAAAAAGCACGTAAGCAAATCGGACTGGTGTATCCAGCAGATAAGTAA